Proteins found in one Camelus bactrianus isolate YW-2024 breed Bactrian camel chromosome X, ASM4877302v1, whole genome shotgun sequence genomic segment:
- the ARMCX1 gene encoding armadillo repeat-containing X-linked protein 1 isoform X1: MGRTREAGCVAAGVVIGAGACYCVYRLTWGRDESGKIWNDDNDDEEEESSDIAETGKGAKANAGAGPGARVQGDSKAKAEVGVELKSGPDVKAEAHLKAQSGGGLEAKAKALFSILKEQASARAGRGARLSTISGTRMLAPGLPCPGIRGGGCHPVRNGARAGGRASSKSKGRTRGKSTRTPTTTTSWSVRRGKFNFPYKIDDVLGTNDLQKVLNILERSNDPFTQEVALVTLGNNAAYSFNQNAIRELGGLPIIAKLIKTKDPIIREKAYNALNNLSVNAENQGKIKTYIIQVCDDTMICRLDSAVQMAGLRLLTNMTVTNHYQHLLSYSFPDLFALLFLGNYFTKVQIMKLIINFTENPAMTRELVSCKVPSELISLFNKEWDREILLNILTLFENINDNIKNEGLASSRKEFSRSSLFFLFKESGVCVKKIKALANHSDLVVKVKVLKVLTKL; the protein is encoded by the coding sequence ATGGGTCGTACTCGGGAAGCTGGCTGCGTGGCCGCTGGTGTGGTGATTGGGGCTGGTGCCTGCTACTGCGTATACAGACTGACCTGGGGAAGAGATGAGAGCGGGAAAATCTGGAATGATGACAATGACGATGAGGAGGAGGAATCTAGTGATATTGCAGAGACTGGGAAAGGAGCTAAGGCTAATGCTGGGGCTGGACCTGGAGCTAGAGTTCAGGGTGACTCAAAGGCCAAGGCTGAGGTGGGCGTGGAACTCAAGAGTGGACCTGATGTAAAGGCAGAGGCCCACTTGAAGGCCCAGAGCGGAGGTGGCCTAGAGGCCAAGGCCAAGGCTCTTTTCAGCATCCTGAAGGAACAGGCAAGTGCAAGAGCGGGCAGAGGGGCCAGGCTGAGTACCATCTCTGGGACCAGAATGCTTGCACCTGGTTTACCCTGTCCAGGAATCAGGGGTGGAGGCTGCCACCCTGTGAGGAATGGGgctagggctgggggcagggcaagTAGCAAGTCTAAGGGAAGGACCCGAGGTAAGAGCACCAGGACTCCAACTACAACTACATCATGGTCTGTTCGAAGGGGCAAGTTCAACTTTCCCTATAAAATTGATGATGTTCTGGGTACTAATGACCTTCAAAAGGTCCTTAACATCCTTGAAAGATCTAATGATCCTTTTACTCAAGAAGTAGCCTTGGTCACTCTGGGTAACAATGCAGCATATTCATTTAACCAAAATGCCATTCGTGAATTGGGTGGTCTGCCAATTATTGCAAAACTGATAAAAACGAAAGATCCCATTATTAGGGAAAAGGCATACAATGCCCTTAATAACCTGAGTGTGAATGCGGAAAATCAGGGCAAGATTAAGACTTATATCATACAAGTGTGTGATGACACCATGATCTGTCGTTTGGACTCAGCTGTGCAGATGGCTGGACTAAGGCTGTTAACCAACATGACTGTGACTAATCATTACCAACATTTactttcctattcttttccagACCTTTTTGCTTTGTTATTCCTGGGAAATTACTTCACCAAGGTTCAGATTATGAAACTAATCATAAACTTTACTGAAAATCCAGCCATGACAAGAGAGCTGGTCAGTTGTAAAGTACCATCAGAATTGATTTCCCTTTTTAATAAAGAATGGGACAGAGAGATTCTTCTTAATATCCTTACCCTATTTGAGAATATAAATGACAACATAAAAAATGAAGGGCTTGCCTCATCCAGGAAAGAATTCAGCAGaagttcactttttttcttattcaagGAATCTGGAGTGTgtgttaaaaaaatcaaagcattAGCAAATCACAGTGATCTGGTGGTGAAAGTAAAAGTCCTAAAAGTATTGACCAAACTCTAA
- the ARMCX1 gene encoding armadillo repeat-containing X-linked protein 1 isoform X3 produces MGRTREAGCVAAGVVIGAGACYCVYRLTWGRDESGKIWNDDNDDEEEESSDIAETGKGAKANAGAGPGARVQGDSKAKAEVGVELKSGPDVKAEAHLKAQSGGGLEAKAKALFSILKEQVCL; encoded by the coding sequence ATGGGTCGTACTCGGGAAGCTGGCTGCGTGGCCGCTGGTGTGGTGATTGGGGCTGGTGCCTGCTACTGCGTATACAGACTGACCTGGGGAAGAGATGAGAGCGGGAAAATCTGGAATGATGACAATGACGATGAGGAGGAGGAATCTAGTGATATTGCAGAGACTGGGAAAGGAGCTAAGGCTAATGCTGGGGCTGGACCTGGAGCTAGAGTTCAGGGTGACTCAAAGGCCAAGGCTGAGGTGGGCGTGGAACTCAAGAGTGGACCTGATGTAAAGGCAGAGGCCCACTTGAAGGCCCAGAGCGGAGGTGGCCTAGAGGCCAAGGCCAAGGCTCTTTTCAGCATCCTGAAGGAACAG